One Chaetodon trifascialis isolate fChaTrf1 chromosome 12, fChaTrf1.hap1, whole genome shotgun sequence DNA window includes the following coding sequences:
- the LOC139340090 gene encoding activin receptor type-1C isoform X1, with protein MTCPGKQSFQAALIFLSVAQLTAGLKCVCQLCANHTCETAADGACWNSVMLIDGKEETVKSCLSPSEMKGQVFCYSSRNVSKRNCCFTDFCNNETLHLHPERPSEEPGWSSLQLAVVILVPSCLLCVGILLGVFIVQGHRCAYSRAHKQDPEEPLDDQMLMSPDRCLKDLIYDMSTSGSGSGLPLLVQRTIARTIVLQETIGKGRFGEVWRGKWRGEDVAVKIFSSRDERSWFREAEIYQTIMLRHENILGFIAADNKDNGSWTQLWLVSEYHEHGSLYDYLNRYTVSVEGMVVLALSIASGLAHLHMEIIGTQGKPAIAHRDLKSKNVLVKKNGTAVIADLGLAVKHDSTTNTIDIPSNHRVGTKRYMAPEILDETINMHSFESFKRADIYSLGLVFWELARRCSVRGTLNDTCTYTPTRLLIFIEIFDGKVISKISTISKLSIFVIFPGLQEDFQLPYYDLVPSDPTIEDMRKVVCEQKLRPNIPNQWQSCEALRVMGKLMRECWYANPSARLTALRVKKTVSQLSVIKDVKD; from the exons ATGACTTGTCCCGGGAAGCAGAGCTTTCAGGCGGCGCTGATCTTTCTGTCCGTCGCCCAGCTGACTGCAG GTCTGAAGTGCGTGTGCCAGCTGTGTGCCAACCACACCTGTGAGACGGCCGCAGACGGCGCCTGCTGGAACTCTGTGATGCTGATTGACGGGAAGGAGGAGACCGTCAAGTCCTGCCTGTCGCCCTCTGAGATGAAGGGCCAGGTCTTCTGCTACAGCTCCCGAAATGTCTCCAAGAGGaactgctgcttcactgactTCTGCAACAATGAGACTCTGCACCTACATCCAG AAAGGCCTTCGGAAGAACCCGGCTGGAGCAGCCTGCAGCTCGCTGTGGTGATCCTGGTGCCCTCCTGCCTGTTGTGTGTGGGGATCCTGCTGGGTGTGTTCATCGTGCAAGGCCACCGCTGTGCCTACAGCAGAGCCCACAAGCAGGACCCAGAGGAGCCTCTGGATGACCAGATGCTCATGTCACCGGACAGATGTCTTAAGGATCTGATCTATGATATGAGCACCTCTGGCTCTGGATCAG GTCTGCCACTGCTAGTCCAGCGGACTATAGCTCGGACAATAGTCCTGCAGGAGACCATTGGGAAGGGTCGCTTTGGGGAGGTGTGGCGGGGAAAGTGGCGAGGAGAGGATGTGGCGGTGAAGATCTTCTCTTCCAGGGACGAGAGGTCGTGGTTTCGTGAAGCTGAGATTTATCAGACAATCATGCTCAGACATGAGAACATCTTGGGCTTCATCGCTGCTGACAACAAAG ATAACGGCTCATGGACCCAGCTCTGGTTGGTGTCAGAGTACCATGAGCATGGCTCCCTGTATGACTACCTGAACAGGTACACAGTCTCTGTGGAAGGCATGGTCGTCCTGGCTTTGTCCATAGCCAGTGGTCTGGCACATCTCCACATGGAAATCATTGGCACGCAGG GGAAACCTGCCATCGCTCACAGAGACCTAAAGTCTAAAAATGTCCTGGTTAAGAAGAACGGCACAGCAGTCATCGCAGATTTGGGTTTGGCTGTGAAACATGActccaccaccaacaccatcGACATCCCGTCCAACCACAGAGTGGGGACCAAGAG gtacaTGGCCCCGGAAATCCTGGATGAGACAATCAATATGCACAGCTTTGAGTCATTCAAGCGGGCGGATATCTACTCACTGGGCTTAGTGTTCTGGGAACTGGCCCGAAGATGCTCTGTTAGGGGTACTTTAAATGACACGTGCACATATACACCCACTCGTTTATTGATATTTATCGAAATATTTGATGGAAAAGTCATCAGCAAGATCAGCACCATCAGCAAACTGTCcatctttgtcattttcccaGGACTTCAAGAAGATTTCCAGCTGCCTTATTATGACCTGGTGCCTTCTGATCCAACCATCGAGGACATGAGGAAGGTGGTGTGTGAGCAGAAACTCAGACCCAACATTCCCAACCAGTGGCAGAGCTGCGAG GCTCTGCGTGTGATGGGCAAACTGATGAGAGAGTGCTGGTACGCCAACCCTTCTGCTCGACTCACTGCTCTGCGGGTCAAGAAAACTGTgtctcagctgtctgtcatcaAGGACGTCAAAGATTAG
- the LOC139340090 gene encoding activin receptor type-1C isoform X2, whose translation MTCPGKQSFQAALIFLSVAQLTAGLKCVCQLCANHTCETAADGACWNSVMLIDGKEETVKSCLSPSEMKGQVFCYSSRNVSKRNCCFTDFCNNETLHLHPERPSEEPGWSSLQLAVVILVPSCLLCVGILLGVFIVQGHRCAYSRAHKQDPEEPLDDQMLMSPDRCLKDLIYDMSTSGSGSGLPLLVQRTIARTIVLQETIGKGRFGEVWRGKWRGEDVAVKIFSSRDERSWFREAEIYQTIMLRHENILGFIAADNKDNGSWTQLWLVSEYHEHGSLYDYLNRYTVSVEGMVVLALSIASGLAHLHMEIIGTQGKPAIAHRDLKSKNVLVKKNGTAVIADLGLAVKHDSTTNTIDIPSNHRVGTKRYMAPEILDETINMHSFESFKRADIYSLGLVFWELARRCSVRGLQEDFQLPYYDLVPSDPTIEDMRKVVCEQKLRPNIPNQWQSCEALRVMGKLMRECWYANPSARLTALRVKKTVSQLSVIKDVKD comes from the exons ATGACTTGTCCCGGGAAGCAGAGCTTTCAGGCGGCGCTGATCTTTCTGTCCGTCGCCCAGCTGACTGCAG GTCTGAAGTGCGTGTGCCAGCTGTGTGCCAACCACACCTGTGAGACGGCCGCAGACGGCGCCTGCTGGAACTCTGTGATGCTGATTGACGGGAAGGAGGAGACCGTCAAGTCCTGCCTGTCGCCCTCTGAGATGAAGGGCCAGGTCTTCTGCTACAGCTCCCGAAATGTCTCCAAGAGGaactgctgcttcactgactTCTGCAACAATGAGACTCTGCACCTACATCCAG AAAGGCCTTCGGAAGAACCCGGCTGGAGCAGCCTGCAGCTCGCTGTGGTGATCCTGGTGCCCTCCTGCCTGTTGTGTGTGGGGATCCTGCTGGGTGTGTTCATCGTGCAAGGCCACCGCTGTGCCTACAGCAGAGCCCACAAGCAGGACCCAGAGGAGCCTCTGGATGACCAGATGCTCATGTCACCGGACAGATGTCTTAAGGATCTGATCTATGATATGAGCACCTCTGGCTCTGGATCAG GTCTGCCACTGCTAGTCCAGCGGACTATAGCTCGGACAATAGTCCTGCAGGAGACCATTGGGAAGGGTCGCTTTGGGGAGGTGTGGCGGGGAAAGTGGCGAGGAGAGGATGTGGCGGTGAAGATCTTCTCTTCCAGGGACGAGAGGTCGTGGTTTCGTGAAGCTGAGATTTATCAGACAATCATGCTCAGACATGAGAACATCTTGGGCTTCATCGCTGCTGACAACAAAG ATAACGGCTCATGGACCCAGCTCTGGTTGGTGTCAGAGTACCATGAGCATGGCTCCCTGTATGACTACCTGAACAGGTACACAGTCTCTGTGGAAGGCATGGTCGTCCTGGCTTTGTCCATAGCCAGTGGTCTGGCACATCTCCACATGGAAATCATTGGCACGCAGG GGAAACCTGCCATCGCTCACAGAGACCTAAAGTCTAAAAATGTCCTGGTTAAGAAGAACGGCACAGCAGTCATCGCAGATTTGGGTTTGGCTGTGAAACATGActccaccaccaacaccatcGACATCCCGTCCAACCACAGAGTGGGGACCAAGAG gtacaTGGCCCCGGAAATCCTGGATGAGACAATCAATATGCACAGCTTTGAGTCATTCAAGCGGGCGGATATCTACTCACTGGGCTTAGTGTTCTGGGAACTGGCCCGAAGATGCTCTGTTAGGG GACTTCAAGAAGATTTCCAGCTGCCTTATTATGACCTGGTGCCTTCTGATCCAACCATCGAGGACATGAGGAAGGTGGTGTGTGAGCAGAAACTCAGACCCAACATTCCCAACCAGTGGCAGAGCTGCGAG GCTCTGCGTGTGATGGGCAAACTGATGAGAGAGTGCTGGTACGCCAACCCTTCTGCTCGACTCACTGCTCTGCGGGTCAAGAAAACTGTgtctcagctgtctgtcatcaAGGACGTCAAAGATTAG
- the cytip gene encoding cytohesin-interacting protein — MQSTMNFNGLQRQASQENYILDNTLRKKCSLWYRRSLKGNNDRHRQNTGSLPRVRKPKQSHSNSLVDYSDPQRITIVLEKQDNETFGFEIQTYGLQLKDSSAVEMCTYVCKVQEGSAAESAGLTAGDIIVTVNGVSIEGSSHEHILDLIRESTNRLKMETVCGNVVKQIELEKRMNLLKQSLREKLVELQALTVQEKRLMRGNLNNSSLHLSMDCSAVLNSPTGRCGRRFSSDSSYRSVMTDDSDQASVFGDLSSPSPFSAASTSDDGCFFSRDCLSQDSSGRFSSSSSSHHQSLGRSSSSSLAGSSSSLSPSWEETRVSSLFGTLPRKSRRASVRKHIFKLIPGLQRSVEEEEMGTNAQ, encoded by the exons ATGCAGTCCACCATGAATTTCAATGGACTTCAACGCCAGGCCAGTCAAGAGAATTACATTCTGGATAATACTTTGAGGAAGAAATGCTCCCTGTGGTACAGGCGTTCACTGAAGGGAAACAATGATCGACACCGGCAGAACACAGGCTCCCTGCCCAGAGTCCGCAAG CCCAAACAAAGCCACTCCAACTCCCTGGTTGATTACTCTGACCCACAAAG GATCACAATTGTActggaaaaacaagacaacGAAACATTTGGTTTTGAAATTCAG ACCTACGGCCTGCAGCTGAAGGACAGCTCTGCAGTGGAGATGTGCACGTATGTGTGTAAGGTGCAGGAGGGCAGCGCTGCTGAGAGTGCTGGCTTGACCGCAG GAGATATTATCGTCACAGTCAATGGGGTCAGCATTGAAGGATCATCTCATGAGCACATTCTTGATCTGATAAGAGAATCAACCAACAGGCTAAA GATGGAGACTGTATGTGGGAATGTAGTGAAGCAGATCGAGCTGGAGAAGAGGATGAACCTGCTGAAG CAATCACTACGCGAGAAATTGGTGGAGCTGCAAGCGCTTACAGTACAGGAAAAACGCCTGATGCGAG GTAACTTGAACAACAGCAGCCTCCACCTCTCCATGGACTGTTCAGCGGTCCTGAACTCCCCCACAGGCCGCTGTGGCCGGCGTTTTTCCAGTGACAGCAGCTACAGGAGTGTGATGACTGATGACAGTGACCAGGCCAGCGTGTTTGGAGATCTGAGCTCCCCCAGCCCCTTCAGTGCAGCCAGCACTTCCGACGATGGCTGCTTCTTCTCCAGAGATTGTCTCTCCCAGGACAGCTCCGGCAGGTTTtcatcaagcagcagcagccaccatCAATCCCTCGGccgctccagcagctccagtttggctggcagcagcagctccctctcGCCTTCATGGGAGGAAACAAGGGTCTCGTCCTTGTTCGGTACCCTGCCCCGTAAAAGCAGGAGAGCCAGTGTTCGCAAACACATCTTCAAGTTAATTCCTGGACTCCAGCGATcagtagaggaggaggagatggggaCAAATGCTCAGTGA